TAATCATCCGCAAAAAAACATCACCAACTGGCTTAATATAAGTAACGTATCCGGGAGCACTTAACCCGAATACTATACCCAGAATTAATCCTAAGATTACTTTGTGCCAGAGCTTTAATGTCATAGTATATCTCATTTTTTAAATGTACCAGTTACCCAATCTAAATAAGGTTGAAAACCGTCAGTAATATTAAATTTTATAATTTGTGGTAATTGATAATTATGTATAGCGATAATTGCTTGTTCTATTTGTTGATAATTGCTTGACTTGGCTTTAATCATTAATCGAAATTCTTTTTCATTATCTATCTTACCATCCCACTTAAAAATACTTTTTACTTCATCAATTTGCACACAGGCAGCTAAATCACTGAGGACTAACTCTTGAGCTAGTTGCTCCGCTATCTCTTTTAAGTTAGTAGTAGTTAGAATTATGCATACCTGTTCCATTAGACCTCTACAAAACAATTTGGGGTTTCAAATAATTTTAGCTTAACTATTTGGAAACTACTCTCAGTAAACAATTTAGGCATCACCTCCATTTTCAAATGCAAGGCAATGTTTTCTGCTGTTGGGTTATTTGCTAAATAATAAATTTTTTGCCCGGTATATTCAGCAATGGATTGACCAAGAATTTTATCTTTGCTGGATAAAATTACATTATGATCAAAATTATCATCAGTCCAACCTTTGACTATATTTTTTATTAGGCTAAAATCTACCACCATCCCTAGATCATTTAGTACTTCTGTCTGAGCAGTCACCTCCAACACATAACGATGACCATGTAAAAATTTACATTTACTATGATGATCAATAACTCGATGCCCGGCATCAAATTCTATTCTGCGAGTACAACTTATCATATCGTATAATATTATTAAGATTTTAGCAATAAAATTAACCAGTAATTATTGATTTATCGATTCCTAAATACTGAAAAGCACTTAAGGTAATTACCCTACCTCTTGATGTACGTTGTAATAGGCCTATTTGCATTAAATATGGTTCTATAGTTTCTTCAATGGCATCTCGATGTTCCGATAATGCCGCAGCAATAGTTTCAATACCTACTGGTCCACCATCATAGTGCATGGCAATAAATTTTAAATAGCGATAATCATTACTATCTAACCCAACTTTATCTACTTCTAAACGATTTAATGCTGAATCTGCAAGTATGGCATTAACCTCAGTAACACCATCTACTAACGCAAAATCACAAATTCGTTTCAATAGCCTTAATGCAATTCTAGGCGTTCCTCGCGCACGTTTTGCAATCTCAGCAGCTCCATCATCAACTAAATTAATATTTAATAGTGAACCACCTCTAACTACGATCTGCTTTAATTCGTTTAATTCGTAAAAATTTAACCGCAAAGGAATTCCAAATCGATCACGCAATGGGCTACTAAGTAAACCAAGTCTTGTGGTCGCCCCTACCAAAGTAAAATGCGGCAAGTTAATTCTTACTGATCTAGCTGTTGTACCTTCACCAATAATGATATCTAAAGCAAAATCTTCCATTGCGGAATATAATATTTCTTCAACATTAGTATTTAAGCGATGAATTTCATCGATAAACAAAACATCATTTTCTTGTAAATTGGTTAATATTGCCGCTAAATCAGCAGCTTTGGATAGAGCAGGACCAGAAACTGATTTTAAATTAACCCCCATTTCTTTAGCTATAATAGCGGCCAGTGTAGTCTTACCAAGACCTGGAGGACCATAAAACAAAGTATGATCTAATGATTCCTTACGACTCCTGGCTGCTTGAATAAATATTGATAAATTCTCTTTAATTTTTTGCTGCCCAACAAAATCTTTTAAATAACTAGGTCTTAAAGATGATTCTTGATCATTTGGCTGTGATTCTGTCGACAAAATATTATTATTAGACACTAGTATGTTACTCCGTAATCCATTACGAGTTTTAGTTGAATAGACGAAGGTCAAAATCAAGCGAGAATGTTCAAAGAACCATACACACCAAGTTTAAGGGAAATTGATGCTCAATCGTCATTGCGAGGGAGCGCAGCTGCCGTAGCACTCCAGTTAAATAGTCTTTCACATTTTCTGGATTGCCACGGGAGCAAAGCTCCCTCGCAATGACGACATAGGTGCTAAGCAAAACTGTTTATATTGTCTCTTTTTCCTTAACTACGCGTATGGTTCAAAGAACTGTAAATCTAATACAACACCGCTAATTCGATAAGCTTAACGAGTATATTTAAAAGCTAATCTAATCAACTCATCTATCGAAACATCAGGCTGTGAAACTAAAACTGTACTTACTATATTTTGGGCTTCGGTTTTGTTAATTCCTAAATTTACTAAAGCTGATATCGCATCCATCGCAATATTATTGTTACCATTACCACTTATATCCTCAAGTGATATAGGCATACCTGGCAATTTATCCTTTAATTCAATAATAATTCTTTCAGCCATTTTTGCACCTACTCCTGTAACGGCCTTAAATATATCTTTATCTCGCGCACTAATTGAAATACTAATTTGATAAGGAGTAAGATGAGATAGAATAGCTAATGCTAACCTTGGCCCTATGCCATTAACTGACAATAGCATATTAAAAGTATGTTTTTCATCTATCGATAAAAATCCGTAAAGATTTATGTGATCTTCCCTAACATGAGTCTCAATAAAAAATTGATAATATTCATTCTCAATTAAATTAGATAAATTTTTTGTTGAACAATATACTAAATACCCTACCCCGCTTACATCTACTATTACATGATCATCAGCACATGATACTTTACCGCGTAATCTGCCTATCATTTAGTCAACTATTGTTATTAATGCATATACTCAAGCAATGATAATAGCAACCAATCATACTTAAAGCAACTAAACATACAACTTTTTAAAGTATATTAAAATATAAAATGTACTAGCTAGTTACGTTATAGCTTTCCAGTAATTTTAAAGTAACGCGAGTTGCCAATTAAAATACTTTTTAAACACTACAGAGGCCAGTTCCAGTAGTCTGAGCTGCGTTCCCTCGCAATTGTAAAAAAAGAATATGGTATAATGAAGATAAGAGGGAAAGAACTTCTCTAAGATTAAGAGAGGAGTTCGCGGGCGTAAGCGACCGTTTCGCAATAGGTTGTTATAACCGTGTCGTCATCAAGGTACTTTAGCCCTTTCCCTCGAAACGTTTGAATAGTTGCTAGGGTTATAACGCCAGGTTACAATCGAAAACAAACTCAAAAATCTCGAGGTACTTATGACTCACTCGCTAAAATTACTTTTATGCAATAGATCGTACACAACGTAAAATGCCAATTTTAAGTTATTCTTACAATAGAACATAGGGACAAAAAATTGAAACTAATGTCTGTGAATCTCACAATTTTGGTAACATGATCAGCATGGCTTTAGCTGCTCCATTCCTTCCATTTCTACATATGTTACCACTACAGCTTCTTATTAACAACCTTTTATACGACATCTCAGAAATTCCTCTTCCTTTTGATAATGTTGAAGAAGATTATCTAAAAAAATCACATCAGCTTAAAATAAAATCAATATATAAATTTAGGTAATTATCCCTTGACAACAAGTAAGAAAAAATCTATACCTGATTAAGTACAAAAAGTATAGATGATTATGGATAAAATCAAAAAAGAAAAATTTACAATAAAACAATTCAATGAGAAATATATTGATGATAACGCTTGTTTGCATCAAATATTTTTAAACAGATATTCTTATTTAGAAAATTGCCCTAAATGCAATGATAAATTTAGTTATCATAAGGTAACAGATCGTAAATGTTATGCTTGTGCTTATTGTGGGAATCAGTTGCATCCTCTAGCAGACACAATATTTCATAAATCATCTACAAGCTTGAAAAACTGGTTTTATGCTATATTTCTTTTTTCTACTTCTAAAAACGGAGTATCAGCAAAAGAATTAGAAAGACAATTAGGTGTTACTTATAAATGTGCTTATCGTATCGCTAAGCAAATCAGAAAGTTATTTGATGAGAATGTAAGTATGCTAACCAATATTGTTGAAATAGATGAAACTTATGTGGGGGGTAAAGAAATAAATAAACATAAGCATAAAAAAACACCTAGCAATCAAGGTCGTTCACTTAAGACTAAATCCGCAGTTCTTGGAGCAGTTGAAAGACAAGGTAATATTATCGCCAAAGTAGTAAACCATACACAAAGCTCAATTGTAAAGCCTTTTGTTCGTGACAATATTTGTATTACTGCGGAAGTAAAAACAGATGAATACAAAGTTTATAACTCACTTAAGTTTATGGGTTATAGCCACGATACAGTTGACCATGGTAAGAAAGAGTACGTCAACGGCGATACCCACACCAATAATCTTGAGGGCTTTTGGTCGCAATTAAAGCGTTCTATTAACGGAACTTATCACTCTGTTAGCCCTAAATATTTACAAACTTATGTAAATGAGTTTGCTTATAGATACAACAGAAGAAATGATATTACGCCTTTATTTAAGTCTATGATTAAAAAGGTCTTGATGCTTGTTTAATCAAGGTATCAAAAACCGATTTGTCAGCTACCGGCTTAATTTCTTCTTCCAATTGCCAGATTTTGTTAATCTCTTGATTTATAAACTGTTTGTTTTCTTTAATTTTATCTTTTAACATTTGAATTTCTTTTTCTTTTTGTTGGATTGATTTTACTATTTTTTGTTGTTCTTCAAGAGAAGGAAGAGGGATATTTATATC
The genomic region above belongs to Candidatus Trichorickettsia mobilis and contains:
- a CDS encoding 6-pyruvoyl tetrahydropterin synthase family protein encodes the protein MISCTRRIEFDAGHRVIDHHSKCKFLHGHRYVLEVTAQTEVLNDLGMVVDFSLIKNIVKGWTDDNFDHNVILSSKDKILGQSIAEYTGQKIYYLANNPTAENIALHLKMEVMPKLFTESSFQIVKLKLFETPNCFVEV
- a CDS encoding IS1595 family transposase, whose amino-acid sequence is MDKIKKEKFTIKQFNEKYIDDNACLHQIFLNRYSYLENCPKCNDKFSYHKVTDRKCYACAYCGNQLHPLADTIFHKSSTSLKNWFYAIFLFSTSKNGVSAKELERQLGVTYKCAYRIAKQIRKLFDENVSMLTNIVEIDETYVGGKEINKHKHKKTPSNQGRSLKTKSAVLGAVERQGNIIAKVVNHTQSSIVKPFVRDNICITAEVKTDEYKVYNSLKFMGYSHDTVDHGKKEYVNGDTHTNNLEGFWSQLKRSINGTYHSVSPKYLQTYVNEFAYRYNRRNDITPLFKSMIKKVLMLV
- the ruvB gene encoding Holliday junction branch migration DNA helicase RuvB is translated as MSNNNILSTESQPNDQESSLRPSYLKDFVGQQKIKENLSIFIQAARSRKESLDHTLFYGPPGLGKTTLAAIIAKEMGVNLKSVSGPALSKAADLAAILTNLQENDVLFIDEIHRLNTNVEEILYSAMEDFALDIIIGEGTTARSVRINLPHFTLVGATTRLGLLSSPLRDRFGIPLRLNFYELNELKQIVVRGGSLLNINLVDDGAAEIAKRARGTPRIALRLLKRICDFALVDGVTEVNAILADSALNRLEVDKVGLDSNDYRYLKFIAMHYDGGPVGIETIAAALSEHRDAIEETIEPYLMQIGLLQRTSRGRVITLSAFQYLGIDKSIITG
- the ruvA gene encoding Holliday junction branch migration protein RuvA encodes the protein MIGRLRGKVSCADDHVIVDVSGVGYLVYCSTKNLSNLIENEYYQFFIETHVREDHINLYGFLSIDEKHTFNMLLSVNGIGPRLALAILSHLTPYQISISISARDKDIFKAVTGVGAKMAERIIIELKDKLPGMPISLEDISGNGNNNIAMDAISALVNLGINKTEAQNIVSTVLVSQPDVSIDELIRLAFKYTR
- the cutA gene encoding divalent-cation tolerance protein CutA, which gives rise to MEQVCIILTTTNLKEIAEQLAQELVLSDLAACVQIDEVKSIFKWDGKIDNEKEFRLMIKAKSSNYQQIEQAIIAIHNYQLPQIIKFNITDGFQPYLDWVTGTFKK